TCCAAAAATATCTATCGGAAATTGTGAGTACAACTAATGAAGCACTGACAAATGTTCAAAGTAAGAACGAAGAGGTAGAAACTGCAGTTGAAGTGGTAAGTGGCCTACATCAAAGGTTCAATGTTGCATTTACAGAACCTTTGTCATTGGCATTTttacaaaatttcaatttcaaaaatattgatccaacaataacaaaagaTGAAATGGCATTTTCAGCCAAGTTGAAGAATAATTTGAGAGTATTCACAGAACTTTATCTTGTCAATGTTTTTGCAAACTTAGACGAAATGACTGATAAAGAACTGCCATCCtttttgatgaagaaaggacaaaaaaaagagccaatattattatcaattttaaaGGAAGCATTGAACtataatttcaaaacaggccattcttcaattgttgCGATCTACtttgccaaaaaatttCCTGAATTCTTTTCAACTGACGATCAGAGTACCCAATCGGTACCATTGAATAAAGATATCAAAGAAAGCGTGGTTTCAATATATAGACTATTTTTTGGGGCATTGAGCACCAATGCTTCAAAATTACAAACACAGGTCAATAAATTAATCAAAGAGCACCATAAATGCCAAATTAGAACAGGTAAAGCATCTGACGAATACTTGgaaaaatatgaagaaatatcaccaatatttgaaagattCAAATCTTCAACATTATTCTTGAGTCAATATCTCGATGTCGAAGCTCCTCAATTTGAGATAATCGATATAAACGGGTCTCAACATGAGCAAAAAGAGGATATTATTACCAATAAGATCCTTCCACCATCCCAAAGACTATGGGAAAACGATGAGACGAGAAAGTTATACGAAGTGCTGCCTGATATCAGTGACATTGTAAAAGAACATTCTCAATCGAACAAGGACCCAAAACCTGAAACTCTAAACTCGTTTTTTACTGAATTACAGAACATAGAATCTAAAGGTCATTTAGATGACTTAGTCCGTAAGTACTGGTCACTGAATTTGAACAACAAGGCAACTCGAAACAGAATAATCAAGTTTTTTATCGAAACCGTTGATTGGAGTAAAATTAGCTTATATGCAAGATTTTTTGCAATCAATGCTCCCTATATGAAGGAAACGGTTGATGAATTCATACAATATCTTGATAATGGTTTCAGAAGTCAACTACACAACACAAAATtcaatattaaaaatgttatatttttcgGTGAAATGGTAAAATTCTCATTAATACCTCAATTTATGGTATTTCACAAAATAAGAACGCTTATTATCAACATGAATATTACTAATAACGTGGAAATATTAACAAtactttttgaaaattgtGGTAAATTCTTATTAAACAAGGCTGAATATAAAGATGAAATGGACAAACTAGTTGATAGACTAAAATCTAGAAGAACAGATCATAGCCTTAATATGAACACTAAAGCTTCCATTGAAATGTTGCTAAGAATTTTGTTTCCACCTTCAACTAAGTCATTGAATACAGAAGTTGTTCAGCTTACTCCAGAAGAGAACTTCTACACAGTGCTATTACGAAGTGAACTTGGCAACATAGGTTTCAAAGATACAGTAAGGCTCATTAGGAAAGCACATTGGAAAGACCCTAACACAGAAAAGCTGTTTTTTACTCTTTTTACAGAACCTGAAAAGGTTAGCTACCAAAATATCCCTATTTTAACTCAAGTTCTAAGTGGACTATACAGCTTTAATAGGAATTTTGCAATAATGTGTATCGATCAGGTTTTAGAAAATATCGAGAATGGACTTGAATCTAATACTTATGCTGAAAATACTAGTCGTATTGCTAACATAAGATATCTGGTagaaatttttaattacGAAATGATGAAATCGAATGTACTAATGGACACCATGCATCACATAGTTAAATATGGCCATCCAAATGGTCAACCGAATCCATTTAAGTTGAATCCTAACGATTTGCCTAATAACTACTTTAGAATTCATCTAATCGTGAcaattttatcaaatataagAAGAACACCCAGTTCCCTAACATCTAGTTTACAATTGTTGCTAAGGTTTTTTGAGTATTACATTTTTACTAAGGAGTTCCCATTACCAAAAGAAACCGAGTATGCCGTAAATAATCTATTTGAAAAGCTTTCCACATTGATtgagaagaaagataaaacGAAATTTACAAGATCAGCAAACCTACTCGAGAGTTTACAAAAATTCCAAGAATATCTCGTGCTAACAAAACGTTCAACAacagaaaatcaaaaggGAACGGACACTAGTACTCTTAAAACGGACTTGCTTGAAGATGGTCCTGCTCAAGATttagatgatgatattggGCAAGAAAACGATGAGGGCCTTGAAATGATTGAAGAGTTTGAGATTATCGAAGACGATGGGGAAAGTTAcgaagaaaataatttagATACTGAAGTGAATACTGGATCAATTAGTAGCGATGAAAGCGGAACAGATTTAGAAAGTGACTCAGAATTAGAGTCAGcggatgaagatgattcTGATGACTCCATGGACTCAGATTCAGATTCAGAATCCGACTCCGATTCAGGttcagaagatgaagaggatGAATTTGATGCTGTTCTGGATGGTGAGGATACGCCTTTCAGGAATTACGAAGATGAGAGAGAATCAGAGCaacaaagaatatttgatgAATACAAGAAGCAGCTTCAAACAGAGGAAGAAATTAAAGCACAGGCAGAACTGGATAAACAATTTGATCTAATGATGAGTGAGTCGTTAGAAGCAAGAAAGTCAGAAACATCTACAAATGACAGAGGCCTACTAATGGTACATCCATCAGGAACAAAACTGAAAGACTCATTGAATGAATTTAATACCCCAGAGAAGCGACCAAAGGAAAAAGTAGCATTCGCATTTTTGACCAAGACAGGTAGAAAGACACAATCCAGGGTGGTGAACTTATCTAGAGATATCAAATTTGTATCCAATGTTGTTGAGGAAGGTAAAAAGTTAGAAactgaaagagaaaagataaagaatattGTCTTGAATAGGCAATTCGACTAATTTTCCCTTTAGTCATCCATTAATAATTTAACCCGATGATGGTCTTTCGTTAATAATATACCCTTAAATACAAACTAGTAAGtagaacaaaaatatagaatatAAGCTAAGaccacaaaaaaaattactcTACTTTCACAACAACCATTGTAATGTCATCCTCCTTACCACCTTTGTATAACTTACCAGTCAATCTACTAATTTCTTGTGCAAAGACGCTTGGGAATTCTGGATCTTTACTAATTTTGACAACTTTCTTTACTAGCTCATCAGCAGTCTTCTGAAGGTTCTCATTTAGTTGATCATTATTGTCCCTCAAGAATAATTCTAAATCTTCGATGGCAATATTGTCAGTTACACCATCTGTTGCCAAAATCACAATATCACCCTTACTCAATTGAAAATTGTATTCATCAGCATCAGATGGCTGGTTCTGAATATAGCGGTTACCATTTTTTGCCGCAGCTTGTTGAATTTCATCAGGAATAATTGCTAATTGGTATGGTGTATTGAACCCCAATGTTTGAGGCTCTGTTTGAAACACCAATTTAGAGTCTCTGAACACAGCACACCATGAATCTCCCAAATTAGTAACGTCTAACCTACCATCGCTTGACAAGTGTGCTACATTAGCCGTTGTACCACCAACTTTAACGATCTtatcaattttaattttggcATATGCATTGTCCAATAGTTGTTTTGGCGTAAGTGGCTTGTGTAAAGTAGCTGCCATTTCTTTCAAGGCTTTACAAAGTTCTCTAGATATGGCACTTGAATCATAACCATGCTCAGCCCAGCCACCGACACCATCTGCTACACCAGCGTAGACATCATTGGCTGCATTAGCCTGTATGAAGTAATTATCTTCTCCTGTCAATGATTGCAGAGACTcctttaatttttgataaatgaCATCTTCACGATCCTTTGGCTGGTAAGCAACAGCTGTCTTGTACACAAATGAATTACCACCAGTGTGATCAGTGGTAGCACTACCATTGTTACCGTTCCAATACCAACTCTTACCACCAGAAAAGAATAACCTCCTGGAACAGTTCCCAAACACACGGTTATATAAGGTACCAGATTCTATTTGATAACTGGGACAATACAGTCCAGTGTACGTTAGTAAAAATCCTGCAATTAACATGATCAGACTGATAATCAACATACTCTTAGTCAGAACCCAGGGATTAACCACCCGTACTCCAGCGCTGTACATCCTTCAGCAACAAGTATTTAAAACTCTTCTACCAAAGATCGACTCTACTTAGAACAAACAAATGCTTCAATATAAACTATGAAACTTCTTTGAAACTAAAATAAACTTAACTTCGAGTCTGTTTACTATTGTTTCATAAGTCTGTCAACTTTCCCAGAAAAATGTAACTTTTTGAAACgctagctcatcgcaagttGGACCACTAATTAAAATAGATatgaattatttgaaaagtatataaTATAGGTACAAAGACCTGTTCTAGAGGACGTGATACTGATGGTATTCAATGTGTTGTTCCTCATTGGCGCTGTAGGTTGTAGCTCCCTGGAAATAACGGCCTCCTTTGGTATATGAATACCGACCTAATTGGGCTTGCCATAGAGGAAGAGCCAGAATATATAGATATTGGGCTTAGGGAGAGTCAAGCATACCAACCCGAGATGAACCCGACTCTTAAGAAATCATTATCACAGAATGCCTTGAATACAATCAAGCGTAGGAATTCTACGAATAGTTTGCACAGAACTTTATCACAGAGTAGTTGCTTTAGTACTTCATCTAGTGCCACTGCTCAGATTAGAGATGACTCTTACAAAGAGTTCTTGCTATTTCTAATAGGCGAGGAGAACGCTAAGATATGTTGGGAGAATCTTCCAAGGGAAACCAAGAATGTGTTCATAGCTAAAGCATTGAAGAAATCCAACTATTTAAAGAGTGAATCCACTTTGAAAGATCCATCGTTATCTGAAATCTTAAAAGATGGTAGAATTCCTACCAAGAacagttttttttactaTCGAAACAGAGTTACACCACATATTCGTAATTCTGAGCGTGAACACGATGCAATTGCTATCTCCAAGAAAGCAAGTGGATTTTATAACAACGAGTTATCAGAATCTGAGAGGCAGCGGTTAAAACTGGatgcaaagaaagaatatgatAAATTCCTTATCCAAAGACGTAAGGTTGCAGAACAGTTCATAGATACTTACGACAAAGCCGATGATTGTGATCTAGTATACCAACAGCTGAAAGAGTATAAGTCGCAATTACCACTAGAAGAGTCCCTAACAAAATTAACAGAAGCAGTTGAAAGATTGAGCTCCCAGGTTTCCAACACTCCTGCCACTCCTATCGAAAAGATACCAACAACCACCGTCTCGAAACCTAAGCTAACAGCAACTAACAAACTATCCAATGATAGAAATGCACCAATTATGCAATCGCTTTACGGGAGATTCATTGGCAAATttaagagaaagaagaaacctGCTGCCTCAACTCTTATATATAGGAAACCGGTCGAGAAATGCGCTTAAAATAGCTTTCACTCTTGCCTGGCTATCCGAACTATTTGTAAAGCAGCATGTCTTACTGCCAAGCCCTGATAGCACTCTTGCGGGTTAATACCTTTGTATAGTATACATCTTTAGGCGGACGATGATACGACTTTGAGCTTGCATTTGCAACCACACTGCAACAAATTCCCTTTTGATGATTAGAATTCTTAATTATGACCTGATTTTATCACTTATCCGATTATCTCATGGTTATGatctcaaaaaaaatatgtcTAGTAAGGCCTATAAAGCCTCaagcaaaaatattgataaaaatacaTTGATCTTTTCAATTGTATACCCAGTAGGTTTCTCAGgaattcaaatattcatGAAAATATGGGTGATGatctaaaaagaaagatacTCTTGCACAATTTAAGCAGTAACAATCCTATTCTAGAGAAGTTAAAGGGTGGCCAGGAGCCAAACAGTAATGAAGAAGGTTCTGATTCTATAGGTGACTTACCATCATTGAAAAACGATTATAAAAGACAAGATAACAACTCTACCAACTGTACTTACATCCCTCCTTCCCAATGGAATACATACTTTCGAAGTAACGAACATATTAAGGTGCAAAGCAGAAACATTGAGTTCAATACATACTACACAGTACCCTCGTCGATATTAGGTCCATCTTTGCCAGTTTTTATATTCCACCATGGTGCTGGTTCATCAGGTCTTTCATTTGCTAACCTGGCTAGAAACTTAGGAGATCAATTGAATAATAATTGCTGTTGTCTTAGTTTCGATGCTAGGGGCCATGGCGGCACAAAGTTTATAGATGCAAAACAGGCTCAAAATTACTTCAGAGATGACTTTGTGGATGACTTTCACACATTAGTGgaatattttgtttctgagaaattgaaacatCTACCAACAGAGAAACtatctattattttcattggTCATTCACTAGGAGGAAGCATTTGCACTTTTACTTATTCAAAGCTCAGTATTGAACTAAAGAAGCAAGTAATAGGTGTAGCTATGTTTGATATAGTTGAAGAGGCTGCAACATTGGCGTTGGAGAAAGTTAATCATTTTCTCCAGGTTACTCCGAATATGTTTAGTGGTTACGAAGAAGCCATTGATTGGCATGTAAGCCATGAACTATCAAGACTAAGAGAAAGTGCAGATATTGCAATTCCAGCGTTATTTAAATCAACAGAGTCCGGTAAAGTGGTAAGGATTACAAACCTAGAAACTTTTCGACCATTTTGGAGGACATGGTTTAGCGATCTCTCGAAATCGTTTGTATCACTACCAACATGCAAATTGCTTATATTGGCAGGTAACGATAACCTTGATAGAGAACTAATAATCGGACAAATGCAGGGAAAGTATCAATTGGTTGTGTTTCAGGATTCTGGTCATTTTATTCAGGAAGATACGCCACGAAAGACTGCATTAACTTTGGTTGATTTTTGGAAACGAAACGACAATAAAAACGTAGTAATAAAGTCAAATTGGGGCTCATCAAATAAGGtgtgataaaataaagtatttagagaaaaataataaaccTATTTTTGCTACATAACCTactcaaaaaaaagtaaacGATTATAACTCTATTACAATATGGAACTTTAGTCAATCGTCATAAAATCAATTTCGGAAGAGTGGCCTTCACATTGTTTGACAACTTCATCGATTTTCTTAGAGGCCCATGGGAAACGTGgattaattaaaaatggTCTTAAATCAAATCTGTTATCATCTGGGGAGTATTGTTCAGCATGATAGCTTGGTGTCAAAACAGTTTGTTTGTGTCTATTAATGGcatagaaaaaaaagaaacgcTTCACCTTCTCTGCTACTTGGGCAGGAGTCAATCTAGGTGTCCATTCATGcaacaatttcaagaacatgGAATATGGGCCACATTTTTCTACTTTTCTCAAGTACCCAAATACACTCAATTCTTCATATGTCATACCCATATCCCTTTCATCTGATTGAACATAATCCTTGGTTATTGGCTCTAATTCAGCTGTAGGGGTTGCGTTCAAAAATTCATCAAGAATTGGCATATCATACTCCTCAGAGGCATATTTTATGAAACCTTTCAAATCAGTCTTTGATATACCACCAATTGGATTAACATCAGCAGATGAACAGTCGTACTTCGTCAGATACCCGCGCAAACATTCATCAACATTAGCGCTTCCCAGCACAAGAAGCCCCCCTGAGTTAGGAATACCGCGTACCCAAGGCAATAGTTGTGCAAAAAGATACGCCAAGACCATTCTTAGACGAGCTTGTATATTCTGCAAAGCTAAATTCTCAATCTGGGACCCACCaaatatcttgaaaatGGGCTTCCTACCTGTCGCaacttcaaataatgaCACAACACTTGACACAAGACCATCCATATTCAGATCAACATGATAAGACCCAATCTTCTCAGCAAGTTGCTTGCTTCTAGATCTGGTCTCAACTGATGAGTTTTCGGTACCCATAAAGCAAGTATGAAACATTTTGTTAGCTATCTCTTGAGGGTTCTCAGGGATCCAGTCATCCGGACTACGCGTAATTCTCCTGATATCCTTAAGTACCAGATCATTTCCTTCATGACAAGCCTTATGAACCAATCTGCACATAGAGTGAATAATCATGGCTGTGGCACATGAATCAATACCACCGGAAAGAGGTAAGAAGTAACCTGTACCATTACAACGTCTAATATAATCCCACAACCAACAAGCTGGACCAAGtgcaatttcttcttccgGAGTATGATATGTGACATCTCTACTTTTGGTTGGGGTAATCTTCGGATTAAACCTCGAACCTCTTGGAGCCAATTCAATCTCCACATCTATATGCTCATACTTTAAGTCCGCTAGCGAAGATTGTAACCCTCTTGACATGACATTAGCTCTATGATTTCTAACTTCTTCCAAGTCAACTGTAGCAGTAACAACCTCTACATCATCCAGAGAGAACTGCTTTCCTTGAGCTAAAATCTTACCATTTATTGCTATCAGCGCACAACCATCGTAGTATAGTCTATCACCATCGCAACCCTTTTGATTTGCATACAAATAAACACCTCCACATCTACCAGTACCATTTAAAATCAATTCTAGTCTCTTGTTTAACTTACGTAGTTCATGGTGAGATCCCGAAGAATTGGTAATAATTTCCACACCATCTAAAGACATAGCAATATGAGGAGATTGTGGTGTAAAAACTTCCTCACATGTCTCAGCACCAATACATGTATCCAATGTGTTAATCACAGCATCACCAAATGGAACCTTTTTCTGCCCTGTGATTTTTTGAATCATTGGAGGTAAAGTTAATTCCTCCACAACACCAGGTTTCATCCAAGGTGTAAAGAACCGCATTTCTCTATAGTTACCATCATTTGCTAGCCAGATTTTTGGTCTAATAAAGAGTATCTTACCATCCAAGGACAACAAACGACAATTGTATCTGACATTCTTGTGCAGTAGGGGCATACCAATATCAAGAATTAAACCATGGGTTTCGggattttttaaaatttgagCATACATCTCCCAAGAGTGCAAGCAAACGTCATTTTCAAGGAAATGATCTAAACAACCGTAACCACTAATCTCCAGCTCTGGACCAACTCTCAATCTAGCACCTCTTTCCTTAGCAATTCTAATAGATTCCAAAATCCTGTCCCTATTCCCTTCGAAGTCAAGGGCCCATTGATTTAATGAGCATGTAGCTAACGTAACTAAATGAGACATTTCAGATATCAATTGAGATAGTTAGTTGTTTAATCCTTATGAAAGACTCTAGTTGATGATGATACTATTTCTTAAATCACTCCAGTATTACTCAATTTAGTGCTTAACATTGCATGGGCATCGCTGAAATTAAATGGAGTCATCAATAACGGTATCAGCTTCTGTAACTACTGAATATAGTCAATACTGTCGACTATATTAAATACATAAAACacttcattatcatcatattACAATTTATACATTTTCTATATTCATTAATCTATAATAAATAGTTGGAGTAATGGTGAAGCTGCTTGATAGGTAAACATATGCATGcataatttgaaaaacGAGTGTACTTGAAAGAATCAAAGGCGAGAGTTTCAGTAACCATCTGTATGTTACGATGTTTTACCACAACTTCTCTACATCTGACCAATCGTTACGTTCTCTTTTACTCCAGTAACACGCAGAGCCTTCTATCCGCTTCCATTCAACATTTGAgattttttcaaagtatCTGGGCTTGACGTCGTGACCTTTCAATCTTCTATCTCTTTGCAGTTGTTCTAGctttaattttaattcCTCTGCCTTCTCAATATCACCGCTTTCATATGCTTTAATATCAGGCCTCAACCTGGAGTCTGTAGGGGgtaaattatttctttctataTCTGTAATCTCGTTCAATTGCGCGGTAAAGACAGTGAAACCGTACTTTTTCGACGAGTCCTTTACTAAATCTCCTACAGTCCAGAGCTTTTTATGAGTGGTACTATCTTCCAAAAACTCGGACCACTTACCTTGCAATGCCTGTCGTTTCCACTTGGACGATTTTGGCGGTGTAATTGTTGCGGTTAAAGACTCTGACCTACCACCAAAAATACCAGTCTTTTGAAAAGTAATCTTAGCCTTGCTACCATCTGAACCTAAGATTTCAAATTCGTTTACCGGCTCAGTATATCTTTCTCCTGctatcaagttcttcaCCATTGTAGTAGGTTGTACCCATTTATAGACAACACCAGATGATTTCATAGTTAGCTTAATTGTACCTTCGTTATTAAGTTCTAGAGATTTACCCCAAAATTTCTGTACTGGTGTCATGGTATATTCACAAACCCAATCTTGATGCTCTGCGTTGAATGCAAAAATTTGAGGTTTGTGTGAAACCTTTTCCGCAATCAATCTAAAACCCAACTTATCATGTACATATTCAAATGTCTCTCCTAGTAATGGATTAAACGGTTTTCTCAGAGCTCTCGTTTTGTCCCTTTGGATAGAAAGAGCTGAAATAGCAAACAAAGTTACTGAAGTCAATGGTTGCATATCTTTTCTGGAAAGCAAATCCGAATATTCGAAGGCTTCTGAAATCACCTGTAATATCGATAAGGGTTCATTCGAAGTTACGGGCATTGTAATAGAAGAAAGGTCTTTACCAACATTTTTCCTTAGAAAAGACAACAAACTAGGCGGAGTTGTCAATGACGGTAGAATGTCTTTTCTTCTAGTAATTTGTCCCCCAATAGGGAAGGGGTATAGTTGCTGTTTGTAAGATGGTGTTTCATCCGATTTACTTGCTAACATTGTAGGCGTTGATTCCGTAGTCAAAACTCTATCATTGGGAACAAGACTATCTGTTGATGTAAAGCCATTTAAATTCTGATTCCTGCTCTCCATATCACTATCATATTCATCGtcttcaacatcatcaaTCATTACAGCAGAATCGTCTTTCATAATTCCTGTTTCACCTACTTCCTCTTCAGCAT
The Nakaseomyces glabratus chromosome J, complete sequence genome window above contains:
- the NMD2 gene encoding Nmd2p (CAGL0J10670g~Ortholog(s) have role in DNA recombination, nuclear-transcribed mRNA catabolic process, 3'-5' exonucleolytic nonsense-mediated decay and cytosol, polysome localization); amino-acid sequence: MNDERRNELYLLNSKAWLGEDVYPLKTMKLDSSIKRNTGFIKKLRKGFTKENKPSLIKDLGEVSFQKYLSEIVSTTNEALTNVQSKNEEVETAVEVVSGLHQRFNVAFTEPLSLAFLQNFNFKNIDPTITKDEMAFSAKLKNNLRVFTELYLVNVFANLDEMTDKELPSFLMKKGQKKEPILLSILKEALNYNFKTGHSSIVAIYFAKKFPEFFSTDDQSTQSVPLNKDIKESVVSIYRLFFGALSTNASKLQTQVNKLIKEHHKCQIRTGKASDEYLEKYEEISPIFERFKSSTLFLSQYLDVEAPQFEIIDINGSQHEQKEDIITNKILPPSQRLWENDETRKLYEVLPDISDIVKEHSQSNKDPKPETLNSFFTELQNIESKGHLDDLVRKYWSLNLNNKATRNRIIKFFIETVDWSKISLYARFFAINAPYMKETVDEFIQYLDNGFRSQLHNTKFNIKNVIFFGEMVKFSLIPQFMVFHKIRTLIINMNITNNVEILTILFENCGKFLLNKAEYKDEMDKLVDRLKSRRTDHSLNMNTKASIEMLLRILFPPSTKSLNTEVVQLTPEENFYTVLLRSELGNIGFKDTVRLIRKAHWKDPNTEKLFFTLFTEPEKVSYQNIPILTQVLSGLYSFNRNFAIMCIDQVLENIENGLESNTYAENTSRIANIRYLVEIFNYEMMKSNVLMDTMHHIVKYGHPNGQPNPFKLNPNDLPNNYFRIHLIVTILSNIRRTPSSLTSSLQLLLRFFEYYIFTKEFPLPKETEYAVNNLFEKLSTLIEKKDKTKFTRSANLLESLQKFQEYLVLTKRSTTENQKGTDTSTLKTDLLEDGPAQDLDDDIGQENDEGLEMIEEFEIIEDDGESYEENNLDTEVNTGSISSDESGTDLESDSELESADEDDSDDSMDSDSDSESDSDSGSEDEEDEFDAVLDGEDTPFRNYEDERESEQQRIFDEYKKQLQTEEEIKAQAELDKQFDLMMSESLEARKSETSTNDRGLLMVHPSGTKLKDSLNEFNTPEKRPKEKVAFAFLTKTGRKTQSRVVNLSRDIKFVSNVVEEGKKLETEREKIKNIVLNRQFD
- the PTC7 gene encoding type 2C protein phosphatase PTC7 (CAGL0J10692g~Ortholog(s) have protein serine/threonine phosphatase activity, role in protein dephosphorylation and mitochondrion, nuclear envelope localization), producing the protein MYSAGVRVVNPWVLTKKSGTLYNRVFGNCSRRLFFSGGKSWYWNGNNGSATTDHTGGNSFVYKTAVAYQPKDREDVIYQKLKESLQSLTGEDNYFIQANAANDVYAGVADGVGGWAEHGYDSSAISRELCKALKEMAATLHKPLTPKQLLDNAYAKIKIDKIVKVGGTTANVAHLSSDGRLDVTNLGDSWCAVFRDSKLVFQTEPQTLGFNTPYQLAIIPDEIQQAAAKNGNRYIQNQPSDADEYNFQLSKGDIVILATDGVTDNIAIEDLELFLRDNNDQLNENLQKTADELVKKVVKISKDPEFPSVFAQEISRLTGKLYKGGKEDDITMVVVKVE
- a CDS encoding uncharacterized protein (CAGL0J10714g~Protein of unknown function), producing the protein MNTDLIGLAIEEEPEYIDIGLRESQAYQPEMNPTLKKSLSQNALNTIKRRNSTNSLHRTLSQSSCFSTSSSATAQIRDDSYKEFLLFLIGEENAKICWENLPRETKNVFIAKALKKSNYLKSESTLKDPSLSEILKDGRIPTKNSFFYYRNRVTPHIRNSEREHDAIAISKKASGFYNNELSESERQRLKLDAKKEYDKFLIQRRKVAEQFIDTYDKADDCDLVYQQLKEYKSQLPLEESLTKLTEAVERLSSQVSNTPATPIEKIPTTTVSKPKLTATNKLSNDRNAPIMQSLYGRFIGKFKRKKKPAASTLIYRKPVEKCA
- the PPE1 gene encoding phosphoprotein phosphatase methylesterase 1 (CAGL0J10736g~Ortholog(s) have carboxylic ester hydrolase activity, structural constituent of ribosome activity, role in C-terminal protein demethylation and cytosol, mitochondrial small ribosomal subunit, nucleus localization); the encoded protein is MGDDLKRKILLHNLSSNNPILEKLKGGQEPNSNEEGSDSIGDLPSLKNDYKRQDNNSTNCTYIPPSQWNTYFRSNEHIKVQSRNIEFNTYYTVPSSILGPSLPVFIFHHGAGSSGLSFANLARNLGDQLNNNCCCLSFDARGHGGTKFIDAKQAQNYFRDDFVDDFHTLVEYFVSEKLKHLPTEKLSIIFIGHSLGGSICTFTYSKLSIELKKQVIGVAMFDIVEEAATLALEKVNHFLQVTPNMFSGYEEAIDWHVSHELSRLRESADIAIPALFKSTESGKVVRITNLETFRPFWRTWFSDLSKSFVSLPTCKLLILAGNDNLDRELIIGQMQGKYQLVVFQDSGHFIQEDTPRKTALTLVDFWKRNDNKNVVIKSNWGSSNKV
- the QNS1 gene encoding glutamine-dependent NAD(+) synthetase (CAGL0J10758g~Ortholog(s) have NAD+ synthase (glutamine-hydrolyzing) activity, glutaminase activity, role in NAD biosynthetic process and cytosol, nucleus localization), producing MSHLVTLATCSLNQWALDFEGNRDRILESIRIAKERGARLRVGPELEISGYGCLDHFLENDVCLHSWEMYAQILKNPETHGLILDIGMPLLHKNVRYNCRLLSLDGKILFIRPKIWLANDGNYREMRFFTPWMKPGVVEELTLPPMIQKITGQKKVPFGDAVINTLDTCIGAETCEEVFTPQSPHIAMSLDGVEIITNSSGSHHELRKLNKRLELILNGTGRCGGVYLYANQKGCDGDRLYYDGCALIAINGKILAQGKQFSLDDVEVVTATVDLEEVRNHRANVMSRGLQSSLADLKYEHIDVEIELAPRGSRFNPKITPTKSRDVTYHTPEEEIALGPACWLWDYIRRCNGTGYFLPLSGGIDSCATAMIIHSMCRLVHKACHEGNDLVLKDIRRITRSPDDWIPENPQEIANKMFHTCFMGTENSSVETRSRSKQLAEKIGSYHVDLNMDGLVSSVVSLFEVATGRKPIFKIFGGSQIENLALQNIQARLRMVLAYLFAQLLPWVRGIPNSGGLLVLGSANVDECLRGYLTKYDCSSADVNPIGGISKTDLKGFIKYASEEYDMPILDEFLNATPTAELEPITKDYVQSDERDMGMTYEELSVFGYLRKVEKCGPYSMFLKLLHEWTPRLTPAQVAEKVKRFFFFYAINRHKQTVLTPSYHAEQYSPDDNRFDLRPFLINPRFPWASKKIDEVVKQCEGHSSEIDFMTID